Below is a window of Pocillopora verrucosa isolate sample1 chromosome 6, ASM3666991v2, whole genome shotgun sequence DNA.
attttaaattggTTGGGTGTTCGTGTGGTATTTACGGAGAGAAGATTCTCGACCTCATTGGGGCTTGTGTGGTATGGTTCAAGAATTACATTTCCCTGCAGGAGGCATATATACAATTAAAGTAATTAAACAACGAGATTTTGCCGTTTTAGAGTATTGAGTacaaaccaaattctcaaaaaagtTTGGTTTTGAGCTACATTTCGAagcaaaaatttccttgaaatgaGGAAATGTTTAAACGTTGATGGCATTGTTCATTGGTCGTGTGTCCagataatttaaaagaaatatgatACTCTTCCCAAGTATAAATGAATAATAACGGAGAAAAGCAATATACACATCAAACAAGTATCAAATGCAAATAACAAACCTTGAGAAAACGCTGTGTCTGACATCAGAGCggagaattgaaataaaacggaatagacaaaaacaaaaaacatgtttaaaGAAATTGAATCTTCTCGtcagcaaaggaaaaaattgtagcTTTGTTTCACATGCGATCAGTGACGAGCTGCAGTCAAAATCTTATTCTCCTGTGAACATTGTCAAGGCGTTGATTACAACcaatagaattttaaaaatgattgcAGCTGCTTTAAGCTTTCTGACGTGTAAACCAATGCTGTCATTGTTTACTCAAACATgtcaaaagaaacaagttttccTTATATCCCCACTActtaagaaagtgagggaagAGGCGGGCGCTTATTTaaagggggggtggggggggtaGGGGAGGGCGCTTTTTTGACATTATGAAATAGGGGGTAGGCACTTATTCGGGGAAGGGCACTTATCAGAGCGTGGGTGCTTAGTCGAGGAAATATGGCATTCATTATCTATACCCTTTTTCCGAGCAGACATTATCTTATTTAAAGTATTTGATGAACTCTTGTATTTGGCACAGTGAACCTTCAATTCTAAGATTACTCCACTATATTGTAACTCttttaattgcaaaaattttacataattatgAATTTGAATTAGAATTCTTAATTCTAGCTCTATTGTCTTACAGTGGCGTTTCTAGTATGGTGTCTTGGCGCactcttttttaattaattcttattcaaatattattttgccCATTActcatttgtttttcatttattttatagcTACTGTTATCAAATTATCATATGCAGTTTTTCTACCTATGTACTGCTAGGGGCCTAATCAGCCTTATTAACCCGAGTTGAGATAAAGTTACTTAAGTCACTTGCCTACAGTGAACATTTAATTCCAAGATAACTTCACTATACTGTAACTCtttcaattgcaaaaattttacttaattATGAATTTGAATTAGAAATCTTAATTCTAGTTGTATTGTCTTACTGTGGCGTTTCTAAAATGGTGTCTCGGCGCCCTCCTTTTTTATTAGTTCctattcaaatattattttgcctattatttatttgtttctcatttattttatgGCTATTGTTATCAAACTATCATATGCACTTTTTCTAGCTGTTGTGGAGAAATTGCAGTATAATAAGGCTCTTGTGTCGGACGTATTTTTTTGTGCAGACCCAGTGTTAGGTATACTAAAAGTCTTTACAACTGATTCTGAGGGTCAGTTCGCAAATCGTAATAACTAATAATGATCAATAACAATTATTAGTAGTAACAACGATTAATAATAATTaagcaataaaccacactttctatcagtttaccgGCTTAATAACTCAAGTGGGATGTTGGAGGAAGAagagaagtttgtaaattacGAGCCGAAGGTGGCAATCTATAGTCTGCTTAGCAAGTTCTCACTCTGCCAGGCGTTTGAAGGGAGAAGGGGATGGGATAGATAAATGGAAAAGGGCTTTTTTCAGTACCCCACCTCTCCTCCCCAATTCGTAGTGCGTTTTCCAAGGTCATACATGGATTGAAAGAGTTTACTGCACTAAAATATATCCCATAGCTTTGATATATCTGTTACCATTATCAGGGGAAGCTGCTGCTGCGTTTCCACACGTATTGGAGTTATCAGGACCTCCTCCGGTACCAAACCCAATTCTGGAGTCACAAGTGCCACAATCGTTTTCCTGGTTAGCTATATAACCAATTCTTGCTTTAGCATGATTACTTAAAGTACCTACAGCATTGAAGCCCTCCTTGTTACAGTTCAGTTGCAAAGAGCCCTGCGCACCAATCAACTTCTTCCACTCGTCACGACCCAGTGAAGTAGCGCGGTATGtcccatcagcgatcagtgagtgCAGAGAGTTGGCTTGATTGTTAAAGACAATAAACCTGAGCTGTCCACtaatcttcataccgagacagatcttggagaaaggTGTGTTCCAATAggtcggtaacttggtctcttgtgagtcAAACCCAGTCCTCCCGCCGGGGATGTTGTATTGGTTTTTATCACTCCAGTAGTGAGAGTCATAGTGAAACGTTGCCTAAAAAGAATTAAGAggatttaatttatccttaaatGTAAATAACACAATGCATCACCCAAGGCAGGACCCTCATGAATCAGTAACACAGTTCGCGTAGAAGCTATCAATCTATACCCTACTTGCAGGCGGGTTAATTAGGAATTTGTCACGTTTTGAGGTATCAAGGTATTGTAACACTTATGCCAGAAGAATTTGGGCACGCAGGGGCAGCGAAAAGAATATGGGCGAGTTGCCAAGAGATTCTATAGTAGTTTCGACGCTTCTGAATATTTCTTCCTAGCGCTTCATCAACCGCAAGAAAAATTCGCCAAGAATATTCCACCATATGAGGCTCACCTGGTTGCCGTCAGTCTTCATAAcaggcgtccatcctccataTCCGCATCCAAAATCCCCCATCTGACAGAGAACTGTGATCAGTTTAAAGTCAAGGTATAATGTAACCAGTTGACTGGCGTTTGACCTGTTTGATACGAAAAGAAATCCATTCGTGATCAAATTAATAAAGGGgtgaatttcttaaaaaaaccgtgacggcaaaactgaccaatgagtgtacacaaaccggactaagtacattcgactgacaacaacctttcacttgactctgatgatgacttccgctcagattgtcgaaacgtcagtcaccattaccgacaacagtccttctcaggactacactcacccggacgatcaaactacactattacaagctaatttattattatcaactgagttgataacgcaaATTGGCCATCGTACAGAGTTTCatagctgacatttcgagcgttagcccttcgtcagagcaattgacgaagggctaatgctcgagacgtcagcttttaaactctttacgatggccaatttacgttatcaactcagttgatgataatGGATTACCTCGTGATCATATTAGTTTGTGGCGAAAAATCTTCCCTCGACATCAAAACTATTCGACAACTTTGTCTCTTTTTCATGCTCGAAAAGATAATCATTTGGTATCACTTACTTGAAAATGTTGTAAGCTTCTTTGCAGGACTCAATGCctgaatgtaaagaaaaaaagaaaagtcggGTGTTTAAGATATTTAGGCTCTATCACAGTTCAGTTGGAGACACAAAAGTAGAGTCGTTGTACATTCTTGTATCAAgctataaaaaaaatctttgagcaaTAAGAGATGATAAACATTACTTAGGCACCAGTTATAATTTACTGtcgagggaggggggggggtcaaAGGCTCTTCTATATCTCTAAAATCCCCACtaattggtatttttaaaattgacagTCAGTTTCTacagtccccccccccctttaacCTCTGTCGGCGACTGATTCCCCCTCCTTTCcctctgaaaatcatgtgatcctctaaaatcctccacccccctcccccgtgGTTAATGATAGTTGATGCTTGagaagaagtaaaaataaaattagataTTCAGTTTTTCTCGCCTCAGACCTTTCGATTTCGCAGTCAGATGCTTAATCAACTTGAGCATCGAGAGATTCAACATCTTTATGCATTGcattaaatgttttttagtGATCTATTTTCGCTAgctattttagaacattttcgAGCTGCGAGGTTTAGTAGTAAAATTTATGGCAGTCACTTGAGAATTATAGTATTTAATGTTGTTGGATGTATATCAGTCACAAAACCATGCCAAActtttcacctttttcacaatattctcctGTGAAGCCTTTTGCACAGCGGCATCCGAATGAGCCATCTCTGTAGTTTGTGACACACGTTGCCTTGTGTTGACAAGGTGACGAAGAGCAAGGTGACTGCAGAGAAACAAAGTAGGAAAATGGTTCATTTTGAAAGGCAGCTGTAAGTTTTTAAGTAAGTGGTGAATAGCGGGTACATGAATCCGCCAATCCGCGCTATTCCGTCAATCCGGTTCGGATTCGTTTTAGCAGAAATTTTTGATGGTATAGACATACCTCATATGATGGtatctaggttttttttttcattttcatctacAGTTTTAAGATTTTGGCTGAGTTTTCTGCCTTTGCTGGCATTTGAGAAAGTGGTTTTATgagattaaaaatatattgctaGGGCGTTGGGGTCTATGAGTCTGGAAGGGTTTTCTAACCGTTTCGAACGTTCGCAGCAACTGAAGAAGTCTGTCGATAAAACATATTAAAACACAAATTGACTAAAGGCTAACCAAATGTTGACGATTCAAACAACGATCCCattctttaaataaacagaatCTGGTATCTTGACTAAAATTTTCAACCGAGTCACATATATTTTCTTAGTCTGCCGACGTGCCTGGGAAACAGAAGGTGGTAAGTAAGTAAGATGGTGCGCGGCACGAAAAAGTGTTTGCATGCTTTACAACATGCCATGGAAATATGGttgtcaacaaaatgaatacGAAAACAGACCGACACCATTTGCAGTGGCTTTAACCTGACTGCCTTCTCTCTACGATCTTGACAAAGCTGTCAAACTTTTAACACGTTTACTTGTCAAAATTAAGAGTGTTTCTTACCTCAATGGCAAAATGATGCGAACTTTtattccctttatactctgtggAGTTTCTGAACTTATCAGATGACAACAATTCGCACCAAAGTTTTCCATGGGCTTCTTTGAAGGCGGCCAGGTTTACAGAGAGACAAAACGGATTGCTGAGGCATTCTAACGTGCAGTCAAACGCATCAGACACTGCCACTGTTCCAACAAGCGGGACATTCAAGTGATGAAACTCGTGTCTAATGAATGTACGTCTCAGGAAGGTTCTCGTGGAAGAGGCGCGGTTGCCCTCACGATACACAGGTTTTGATTCTGCAACTGGAAAGAAGAACAGTTTGTAATAAAAGGATATGATGGCAAGACTCACAGGAGGGAGTGGTGAGGAAGGGACCTCTTGTGAAATTCGCTGTTTAGGGAGATGAAAAACCATTTTGCTATGGTCAGTAGTTAAACAGATTGACTAAATTGCAACGTTTGAAGCATaccatagaaaaaaattttttaaagaatggtTTCAAGGCCGATTAGTATCAGCCTCCCTCCTTCTCATCTCTCTCCCTTCTCTCTTGGCTCTTTTCAATAATTCCGGGGTGACCCCTACCTCTCTGcgactaaaaaaaacaaattataactTTGCCGTATTAGGGTATTGTAGAGTACAGCGAAGAATTACTCGAACGAAACGAAGA
It encodes the following:
- the LOC131776343 gene encoding uncharacterized protein, whose translation is MFFGLLYPLLFELSALIPDPAFSKVAESKPVYREGNRASSTRTFLRRTFIRHEFHHLNVPLVGTVAVSDAFDCTLECLSNPFCLSVNLAAFKEAHGKLWCELLSSDKFRNSTEYKGNKSSHHFAIESPCSSSPCQHKATCVTNYRDGSFGCRCAKGFTGEYCEKGIESCKEAYNIFKSNASQLVTLYLDFKLITVLCQMGDFGCGYGGWTPVMKTDGNQATFHYDSHYWSDKNQYNIPGGRTGFDSQETKLPTYWNTPFSKICLGMKISGQLRFIVFNNQANSLHSLIADGTYRATSLGRDEWKKLIGAQGSLQLNCNKEGFNAVGTLSNHAKARIGYIANQENDCGTCDSRIGFGTGGGPDNSNTCGNAAAASPDNGNRYIKAMGYILVQ